From Citricoccus sp. SGAir0253, a single genomic window includes:
- the rpsL gene encoding 30S ribosomal protein S12, whose amino-acid sequence MPTIQQLVRKGRSPKVVKTKAPALQGNPMRRGVCTRVYTTTPKKPNSALRKVARVRLNGGVEVTAYIPGEGHNLQEHSIVLVRGGRVKDLPGVRYKIVRGALDTQGVKGRGQARSRYGAKKEKK is encoded by the coding sequence GTGCCTACGATTCAGCAGCTGGTCCGTAAGGGCCGCTCACCGAAGGTCGTCAAGACCAAGGCCCCTGCCCTGCAGGGGAACCCCATGCGTCGTGGCGTGTGCACCCGCGTGTACACCACGACCCCGAAGAAGCCGAACTCCGCCCTGCGCAAGGTCGCCCGCGTCCGCCTCAACGGCGGCGTCGAGGTCACCGCGTACATCCCGGGCGAGGGCCACAACCTGCAGGAGCACTCGATCGTGCTCGTGCGCGGCGGCCGCGTGAAGGACCTCCCGGGTGTCCGCTACAAGATCGTCCGCGGCGCCCTCGACACCCAGGGTGTCAAGGGCCGTGGCCAGGCCCGCAGCCGCTACGGCGCGAAGAAGGAGAAGAAGTAA
- the rpsG gene encoding 30S ribosomal protein S7, whose product MPRKGPAPKRPLVVDPVYGSPLVTQLINKVLVDGKKSTAEHIVYGALEGTRDKSGADPVATLKKAMDNVRPALEVKSRRVGGATYQVPVEVKPGRATALALRWLVGYSKARREKTMTERLMNEILDASNGLGAAVKRREDTHKMAESNKAFAHYRW is encoded by the coding sequence ATGCCTCGTAAGGGCCCCGCGCCGAAGCGCCCCCTCGTCGTCGACCCCGTCTACGGGTCCCCGCTGGTCACCCAGCTGATCAACAAGGTGCTGGTGGACGGCAAGAAGTCCACCGCCGAGCACATCGTCTACGGCGCCCTCGAGGGCACCCGTGACAAGAGCGGTGCCGATCCGGTGGCCACCCTCAAGAAGGCCATGGACAACGTCCGCCCGGCCCTCGAGGTGAAGTCCCGCCGCGTCGGCGGCGCCACCTACCAGGTCCCGGTCGAGGTCAAGCCGGGCCGCGCGACCGCCCTGGCGCTGCGCTGGCTCGTGGGCTACTCCAAGGCCCGTCGCGAGAAGACGATGACCGAGCGTCTCATGAACGAGATCCTCGACGCCTCGAACGGCCTGGGTGCCGCGGTCAAGCGCCGCGAGGACACCCACAAGATGGCCGAGTCGAACAAGGCCTTCGCCCACTACCGCTGGTGA
- the fusA gene encoding elongation factor G, with translation MAQDVLTDLTKVRNIGIMAHIDAGKTTTTERILFYTGVNHKLGETHDGASTTDWMEQEKERGITITSAAVTCFWNNNQINIIDTPGHVDFTVEVERSLRVLDGAVAVFDGKEGVEPQSETVWRQADKYNVPRICFVNKMDKLGADFYFTVDTIINRLGAKPLVMQLPIGSENDFVGVVDLLTMKAFVWEGDAKGDVTMGAAYQTQEIPADLQDKAEEYRTALIEAVAETSEELMEKYLEGEELTTEEIQAGVRQLTINAEAYPVFCGSAFKNRGVQPMLDAVVAYLPSPSDAGAIKGHAVGDEEQEMTREPSKDAPFSALAFKIAAHPFFGQLTYVRVYSGKMAAGSPVQNTTKGKKERIGKLFQMHANKENPVDEMTAGHIYAVVGLKDTTTGDTLCDPSAPIILESMTFPEPVISVAVEPKTKGDQEKLSTAIQKLSAEDPTFTVNLDEETGQTVIGGMGELHLDILVDRMKREFKVEANVGKPQVAYRETIKKKVEKVDYTHKKQTGGSGQFAKVQVSFEPLDTAEGEMYEFENAVTGGRIPREYIPSVDAGIQDAMQFGVLAGYPMVGVKATLLDGAYHDVDSSEMAFKIAGSMVFKEGIRKANPVLLEPLMAVEVRTPEEYMGDVIGDLNSRRGQIQSMEDAQGVKVIKAGVPLSEMFGYIGDLRSKTQGRAVYSMTFDSYAEVPKAVADEIIQKNSGE, from the coding sequence GTGGCACAGGACGTGCTGACCGACCTCACCAAGGTCCGCAACATCGGCATCATGGCGCACATCGATGCCGGCAAGACCACCACCACCGAGCGCATCCTCTTCTACACGGGCGTCAACCACAAGCTGGGCGAGACCCATGACGGCGCCTCCACCACCGACTGGATGGAGCAGGAGAAGGAACGCGGCATCACCATCACCTCCGCCGCGGTGACCTGCTTCTGGAACAACAACCAGATCAACATCATCGACACCCCGGGCCACGTCGACTTCACCGTCGAGGTGGAGCGCTCCCTGCGCGTGCTCGATGGCGCCGTCGCCGTCTTCGACGGCAAGGAGGGCGTGGAGCCGCAGTCCGAGACCGTGTGGCGGCAGGCCGACAAGTACAACGTCCCCCGCATCTGCTTCGTCAACAAGATGGACAAGCTGGGCGCGGACTTCTACTTCACCGTGGACACCATCATCAACCGCCTGGGCGCCAAGCCGCTGGTGATGCAGCTGCCGATCGGCTCCGAGAACGACTTCGTCGGCGTCGTGGACCTGCTGACCATGAAGGCCTTCGTGTGGGAGGGCGACGCCAAGGGCGACGTCACCATGGGCGCCGCCTACCAGACCCAGGAGATCCCGGCCGACCTGCAGGACAAGGCCGAGGAGTACCGGACCGCCCTCATCGAGGCCGTGGCCGAGACCTCCGAGGAGCTCATGGAGAAGTACCTCGAGGGCGAGGAGCTCACGACCGAGGAGATCCAGGCCGGCGTGCGCCAGCTGACGATCAACGCCGAGGCCTACCCGGTCTTCTGCGGCTCCGCGTTCAAGAACCGCGGCGTGCAGCCGATGCTGGATGCCGTCGTGGCCTACCTGCCCTCCCCGTCCGACGCCGGCGCCATCAAGGGCCACGCCGTGGGCGACGAGGAGCAGGAGATGACGCGCGAGCCGTCCAAGGACGCGCCGTTCTCCGCCCTGGCCTTCAAGATCGCGGCCCACCCGTTCTTCGGCCAGCTCACCTACGTGCGCGTGTACTCCGGCAAGATGGCCGCGGGCTCCCCGGTGCAGAACACCACCAAGGGCAAGAAGGAGCGCATCGGCAAGCTGTTCCAGATGCACGCCAACAAGGAGAACCCGGTCGACGAGATGACCGCCGGGCACATCTACGCCGTCGTGGGCCTGAAGGACACCACTACCGGTGACACCCTGTGCGACCCGTCCGCCCCGATCATCCTCGAGTCGATGACCTTCCCGGAGCCCGTGATCTCCGTGGCCGTCGAGCCGAAGACCAAGGGCGACCAGGAGAAGCTCTCCACCGCCATCCAGAAGCTCTCCGCCGAGGACCCCACGTTCACCGTGAACCTCGACGAGGAGACCGGCCAGACCGTCATCGGCGGCATGGGCGAGCTGCACCTGGACATCCTGGTGGACCGCATGAAGCGCGAGTTCAAGGTCGAGGCCAACGTGGGCAAGCCGCAGGTGGCCTACCGCGAGACCATCAAGAAGAAGGTCGAGAAGGTCGACTACACGCACAAGAAGCAGACCGGTGGTTCCGGCCAGTTCGCCAAGGTGCAGGTGTCCTTCGAGCCCCTCGACACCGCCGAGGGCGAGATGTACGAGTTCGAGAACGCCGTCACCGGCGGCCGCATCCCGCGCGAGTACATCCCGTCGGTGGACGCCGGGATCCAGGACGCCATGCAGTTCGGCGTCCTGGCCGGGTACCCGATGGTGGGCGTCAAGGCGACCCTGCTCGACGGTGCCTACCACGACGTCGACTCCTCCGAGATGGCGTTCAAGATCGCCGGCTCGATGGTCTTCAAGGAGGGCATCCGCAAGGCCAACCCGGTCCTGCTCGAGCCCCTCATGGCCGTCGAGGTCCGCACCCCGGAGGAGTACATGGGCGACGTCATCGGCGACCTGAACTCCCGCCGTGGCCAGATCCAGTCCATGGAGGACGCCCAGGGCGTCAAGGTCATCAAGGCCGGCGTGCCGCTGTCCGAGATGTTCGGCTACATCGGCGACCTGCGGTCCAAGACCCAGGGCCGCGCCGTGTACTCCATGACGTTCGACTCCTACGCCGAGGTCCCGAAGGCCGTGGCCGACGAGATCATCCAGAAGAACAGCGGCGAGTGA
- the tuf gene encoding elongation factor Tu: MSKAKFERSKPHVNVGTIGHVDHGKTTLTAAISKVLYDKYPDLNEQRDFATIDSAPEERQRGITINISHVEYQTEKRHYAHVDAPGHADYIKNMITGAAQMDGAILVVAATDGPMAQTREHVLLARQVGVPALLVALNKSDMVEDEELLELVEMEVRELLSSQGFDGDDAPVIRTSGLKALEGDEKWVKSVEELMDAVDSYIPDPVRDKDKPFLMPIEDVFTITGRGTVVTGRAERGTLKINSEVEIVGIRPIQKTTVTGIEMFHKQLDEAWAGENCGLLLRGLKREDVERGQVVVAPGSITPHTNFEGNVYILSKDEGGRHNPFYSNYRPQFYFRTTDVTGVITLPEGTEMVMPGDTTEMTVELIQPIAMEEGLGFAIREGGRTVGSGRVTKIIK, from the coding sequence GTGTCGAAGGCAAAGTTCGAGCGGTCCAAGCCGCACGTCAACGTCGGTACCATCGGCCACGTCGACCACGGCAAGACCACGCTGACCGCCGCGATCTCGAAGGTCCTGTACGACAAGTACCCGGACCTGAACGAGCAGCGCGACTTCGCGACCATTGACTCCGCGCCGGAAGAGCGCCAGCGCGGCATCACCATCAACATCTCCCACGTGGAGTACCAGACCGAGAAGCGTCACTACGCCCACGTCGACGCCCCCGGCCACGCCGACTACATCAAGAACATGATCACCGGTGCCGCCCAGATGGACGGCGCGATCCTCGTGGTCGCCGCCACCGACGGCCCGATGGCCCAGACCCGCGAGCACGTGCTCCTGGCCCGCCAGGTCGGCGTGCCGGCGCTGCTGGTCGCCCTCAACAAGTCGGACATGGTCGAGGACGAGGAGCTCCTGGAGCTCGTCGAGATGGAGGTCCGCGAGCTGCTGTCCTCCCAGGGCTTCGACGGCGACGACGCCCCGGTCATCCGCACCTCCGGCCTGAAGGCCCTCGAGGGCGACGAGAAGTGGGTCAAGTCCGTCGAGGAACTGATGGACGCCGTGGACTCCTACATCCCGGACCCGGTCCGCGACAAGGACAAGCCGTTCCTGATGCCGATCGAGGACGTCTTCACCATCACCGGTCGTGGCACCGTGGTGACCGGTCGCGCCGAGCGCGGCACCCTGAAGATCAACTCCGAGGTCGAGATCGTCGGCATCCGCCCGATCCAGAAGACCACGGTCACCGGCATCGAGATGTTCCACAAGCAGCTCGACGAGGCCTGGGCCGGCGAGAACTGTGGCCTGCTGCTGCGCGGCCTGAAGCGCGAGGACGTGGAGCGCGGCCAGGTCGTCGTGGCCCCGGGCTCCATCACCCCGCACACGAACTTCGAGGGCAACGTCTACATCCTGTCCAAGGACGAGGGCGGCCGCCACAACCCGTTCTACTCGAACTACCGTCCGCAGTTCTACTTCCGCACCACCGACGTCACCGGCGTCATCACGCTGCCCGAGGGCACCGAGATGGTCATGCCGGGCGACACCACCGAGATGACGGTCGAGCTGATCCAGCCGATCGCCATGGAGGAGGGCCTCGGCTTCGCCATCCGCGAGGGTGGCCGCACCGTGGGCTCCGGCCGCGTCACCAAGATCATCAAGTGA
- a CDS encoding DUF3817 domain-containing protein, with amino-acid sequence MTQADTRPGPATASTRRPAGTPLPGPRALFRAAATAEMGTWALLLTAMVLKYSGTTEALMPLAGGLHGFVFLCYALVAAAVGTDQRWGTARRAAAVALAVVPFATVPLERRLDRRGALGPQWRLAATAGRPAGTPRGPAERVLAWVLRHVLLAAVLAVAAVVLVFLALLAAGPPGEWLG; translated from the coding sequence GTGACGCAGGCCGACACCCGCCCCGGACCCGCCACCGCCTCCACCCGCCGCCCCGCCGGCACCCCGCTGCCCGGACCGCGCGCCCTGTTCCGTGCCGCGGCGACGGCCGAGATGGGCACGTGGGCGCTGCTGCTGACCGCGATGGTCCTGAAGTACTCCGGCACCACCGAGGCCCTGATGCCGCTCGCCGGCGGCCTGCACGGCTTCGTCTTCCTGTGCTACGCGCTCGTCGCGGCCGCGGTGGGCACCGACCAGCGCTGGGGCACGGCCCGGCGCGCCGCCGCCGTCGCGCTGGCCGTGGTGCCCTTCGCCACGGTGCCCCTCGAGCGCCGACTCGACCGCCGCGGGGCCCTGGGTCCGCAGTGGCGGCTGGCCGCCACCGCCGGCCGGCCGGCCGGCACCCCGCGGGGGCCGGCCGAGCGGGTCCTGGCCTGGGTGCTGCGGCACGTGCTGCTGGCCGCCGTCCTCGCGGTCGCCGCCGTCGTCCTCGTCTTCCTCGCGCTGCTCGCCGCCGGCCCGCCGGGGGAGTGGCTGGGCTGA
- the rpsJ gene encoding 30S ribosomal protein S10: protein MAGQKIRIRLKSYDHEVIDTSARKIVDTVTRAGATVVGPVPLPTEKNVYVVIRSPHKYKDSREHFEMRTHKRLIDIIDPTPKAVDSLMRLDLPADVNIEIKL from the coding sequence ATGGCGGGACAGAAAATCCGCATCCGGCTGAAGTCGTATGACCACGAGGTCATCGACACTTCGGCTCGGAAGATCGTCGACACGGTCACGCGCGCAGGCGCAACGGTGGTGGGCCCGGTGCCGCTGCCCACCGAGAAGAACGTGTACGTCGTGATCCGCTCTCCCCACAAGTACAAGGACAGCCGCGAGCACTTCGAGATGCGCACGCACAAGCGGCTCATCGACATCATCGACCCGACGCCGAAGGCCGTGGACTCGCTCATGCGCCTCGACCTGCCGGCGGACGTCAACATCGAGATCAAGCTCTGA
- the rplC gene encoding 50S ribosomal protein L3 — MTITRNVKGLLGTKLGMTQVWDADNKLIPVTVVQAEPNVVTQLRSAEADGYTAVQIAYGQIDPRKVTKPLAGHFEKAGVTPRRHVVELRTADSADYTLGQDVTVEVFEAGQKVDVVGNTKGKGFAGAMKRHGFSGVGASHGAHKNHRKPGSVGGASTPGRVFKGQRLPGRMGNVRQTTQNLTLHGVDVEKNLLLIKGAVPGPRGQVVLVRTAVKGA, encoded by the coding sequence ATGACCATCACCCGTAATGTCAAGGGCCTGCTGGGCACGAAGCTCGGCATGACCCAGGTGTGGGATGCCGACAACAAGCTCATCCCCGTCACCGTCGTGCAAGCCGAACCCAACGTCGTCACCCAGCTGCGCTCCGCCGAGGCCGACGGCTACACCGCCGTCCAGATCGCCTACGGCCAGATCGACCCGCGCAAGGTCACCAAGCCGCTCGCCGGCCACTTCGAGAAGGCCGGGGTCACCCCGCGCCGCCACGTGGTCGAGCTGCGCACCGCCGACTCCGCCGACTACACCCTGGGCCAGGACGTCACCGTCGAGGTCTTCGAGGCCGGCCAGAAGGTCGACGTCGTCGGCAACACCAAGGGCAAGGGCTTCGCCGGTGCCATGAAGCGCCACGGCTTCTCCGGCGTCGGCGCCTCCCACGGTGCCCACAAGAACCACCGCAAGCCGGGCTCGGTCGGCGGTGCCTCCACCCCGGGCCGCGTCTTCAAGGGCCAGCGCCTGCCGGGCCGGATGGGCAACGTCCGCCAGACCACCCAGAACCTCACCCTCCACGGCGTCGACGTGGAGAAGAACCTGCTGCTCATCAAGGGCGCCGTCCCCGGCCCCCGCGGACAGGTCGTCCTGGTTCGCACCGCAGTGAAGGGAGCATGA
- the rplD gene encoding 50S ribosomal protein L4 has product MATNSEAKVVSVDLPAEIFDVQSNVPLMHQVVVAQLAAARQGTHKVKRRGEVSGAGRKPFKQKGTGRARQGSIRAPHMTGGGVVHGPEPRDYSQRTPKKMKAAALRGALSDRARNGRVHVIEELVSAGTPSTKAAKSALASLTAGRKNALVVIDRADDAAALSARNLESVHTLYFDQLNTYDVLVSDDVVFTKAAFEGFVQAASAAKAGAQKEDAQ; this is encoded by the coding sequence ATGGCCACGAACTCTGAAGCCAAGGTCGTCTCCGTCGATCTCCCCGCCGAGATCTTCGACGTCCAGTCCAACGTGCCGCTGATGCACCAGGTCGTGGTGGCCCAGCTGGCCGCCGCCCGCCAGGGCACCCACAAGGTCAAGCGCCGGGGCGAGGTGTCCGGTGCCGGCCGCAAGCCGTTCAAGCAGAAGGGCACCGGCCGCGCCCGCCAGGGCTCCATCCGCGCCCCGCACATGACCGGTGGTGGCGTGGTCCACGGCCCCGAGCCGCGTGACTACTCCCAGCGCACCCCCAAGAAGATGAAGGCCGCCGCCCTGCGCGGTGCCCTGTCCGACCGTGCCCGCAACGGCCGCGTCCACGTGATCGAGGAGCTGGTCTCGGCCGGCACCCCGTCCACGAAGGCCGCCAAGTCCGCCCTGGCCTCGCTGACGGCCGGCCGCAAGAACGCCCTCGTGGTCATCGACCGCGCGGACGACGCCGCGGCCCTGTCCGCCCGCAACCTGGAGTCGGTGCACACCCTGTACTTCGACCAGCTGAACACCTACGACGTCCTGGTCAGCGACGACGTGGTCTTCACCAAGGCTGCCTTCGAGGGCTTCGTCCAGGCGGCGTCCGCGGCGAAGGCCGGCGCACAGAAGGAGGATGCCCAGTGA
- the rplW gene encoding 50S ribosomal protein L23, translated as MSGSINKNPRDVVIAPVVSEKSYGLIDEGKYTFLVDPRSNKTEIKQAVEAIFSVKVDSINTLNRAGKRKRTKFGWGSRKSTKRAVVTLKEGTIDIFGGPLA; from the coding sequence GTGAGCGGCTCCATCAACAAGAACCCCCGCGACGTGGTCATCGCCCCGGTCGTGTCGGAGAAGAGCTACGGCCTGATCGACGAGGGTAAGTACACCTTCCTGGTCGACCCGCGCTCGAACAAGACCGAGATCAAGCAGGCGGTGGAGGCCATCTTCTCCGTCAAGGTTGACTCGATCAACACCCTTAACCGTGCCGGCAAGCGCAAGCGCACCAAGTTCGGTTGGGGCTCCCGCAAGAGCACCAAGCGCGCGGTCGTGACGCTCAAGGAAGGCACGATCGACATCTTCGGAGGTCCGCTCGCCTGA
- the rplB gene encoding 50S ribosomal protein L2, whose protein sequence is MAIRKYKPTTPGLRGSSVADFAEITRTTPEKSLLRPLSKSGGRNNSGKITTRHKGGGHKRQYRVVDFRRHDKDGVPAKVAHIEYDPNRTARIALLHYVDGTKRYILAPAKLNQGDTVEAGATADIKPGNNLPLRNIPLGTVIHAVELRPGGGAKLARSAGSSIQLVAREGRYAQLRLPSGEIRNVDVRCRATIGEVGNAEQSNINWGKAGRMRWKGVRPTVRGVVMNPVDHPHGGGEGKTSGGRHPVNPNGKPEGRTRRPNKESDKLIVRRRRTGKNKR, encoded by the coding sequence ATGGCTATCCGTAAGTACAAGCCGACCACCCCGGGCCTGCGTGGCTCGTCCGTGGCCGACTTCGCAGAAATCACCCGGACCACCCCGGAGAAGTCGCTGCTCCGCCCGCTCTCCAAGAGCGGCGGCCGCAACAACTCCGGCAAGATCACCACCCGCCACAAGGGCGGCGGCCACAAGCGCCAGTACCGCGTCGTCGACTTCCGTCGCCACGACAAGGACGGCGTGCCGGCGAAGGTCGCGCACATCGAGTACGACCCGAACCGCACCGCCCGCATCGCCCTGCTCCACTACGTGGACGGCACCAAGCGCTACATCCTGGCCCCGGCCAAGCTGAACCAGGGTGACACGGTCGAGGCCGGCGCCACCGCGGACATCAAGCCCGGCAACAACCTGCCGCTGCGCAACATCCCGCTCGGCACCGTGATCCACGCCGTGGAGCTGCGCCCGGGTGGCGGCGCCAAGCTGGCCCGCTCCGCCGGGTCCTCCATCCAGCTCGTGGCCCGCGAGGGCCGGTACGCGCAGCTGCGCCTGCCCTCCGGCGAGATCCGGAACGTGGACGTGCGCTGCCGCGCCACGATCGGCGAGGTCGGCAACGCCGAGCAGTCGAACATCAACTGGGGCAAGGCCGGGCGCATGCGCTGGAAGGGCGTCCGCCCGACCGTCCGCGGCGTGGTCATGAACCCCGTCGACCACCCGCACGGCGGTGGCGAGGGCAAGACCTCCGGTGGTCGCCACCCGGTCAACCCCAACGGCAAGCCCGAGGGCCGCACCCGCCGCCCGAACAAGGAAAGCGACAAGCTCATCGTGCGCCGTCGCCGTACCGGCAAGAACAAGCGATAG